The Trypanosoma brucei gambiense DAL972 chromosome 10, complete sequence genome has a segment encoding these proteins:
- a CDS encoding 60S ribosomal proteins L38, putative: MPREIKNLKEFLAICSRKDVRCVKVKHNPKVTKFKVRCSRYLYTLVMADKKKADKIERSIHPTVKKITVTARSHAKKNTPSK, translated from the coding sequence ATGCCCCGAGAGATCAAGAACCTCAAGGAGTTCCTCGCCATTTGCAGCCGTAAGGACGTCCGCTGTGTGAAGGTTAAGCACAACCCAAAGGTAACCAAATTCAAGGTACGCTGCAGCCGCTACCTTTACACCCTCGTGATGGCTGACAAAAAGAAGGCTGACAAGATCGAGCGGTCCATTCACCCGACTGTGAAGAAGATAACCGTCACTGCTCGTTCCCACGCCAAGAAGAACACACCAAGCAAGTAA